From Anopheles funestus chromosome 3RL, idAnoFuneDA-416_04, whole genome shotgun sequence, a single genomic window includes:
- the LOC125767936 gene encoding UPF0605 protein CG18335-like: MSLPNIGRVSTPQPHFMPGYTGYCPQYMYRIGNTYSSLTHRLLIDPTVAHSEKLILSDRTNDEYSIERQPVATQLDEDDRRREDDDQRDTIYHHTPMPGYEGYIPRTKDKFGKRYAVTTTEGLSEFERDCQRTRAQLKRLRHRVAQPISTISKGSLGERMLRLNDYEIPLRLVRPDALSVVKEVPMENLPPLPGLPYFSRDTPPMALPNEHPEKWIKLGYTGHKPFLWPRFGEANVPLASKALCDFTNSYNHRRSTDWEPITLAGAGTTQPSARVNEIYHKTIGLLPNYQGHVPGAMFRFGKTFGNDSKDAKKYLKRC; this comes from the exons ATGTCGCTGCCAAATATAGGACGTGTTTCAACACCTCAGCCACATTTCATGCCggg atACACAGGCTACTGTCCACAGTACATGTATCGTATCGGTAATACGTACTCATCTCTCACGCATCGTTTACTGATTGATCCGACGGTAGCCCACTCGGAAAAGCTGATCCTTTCCGATCGAACAAACGATGAGTATTCG ATTGAACGACAACCCGTAGCTACCCAGCTGGACGAAGATGATCGCCGCCGAGAGGATGATGATCAGCGGGACACGATCTACCATCACACGCCCATGCCCGGTTATGAGGGTTACATACCGCGAACGAAGGATAAATTTGGCAAACGGTATGCCGTCACCACAACGGAAGGTTTATCCGAGTTTGAGCGAGACTGTCAGCGAACGAGGGCGCAGCTGAAACGGTTGCGCCATCGTGTTGCTCAACCAATCTCAACCATTTCCAAAGGAAGTCTAGGCGAACGGATG CTTCGACTGAATGATTATGAAATTCCACTACGATTGGTGCGCCCCGATGCGCTCAGCGTAGTAAAGGAGGTACCGATGGAAAATTTACCCCCACTGCCCGGTTTACCTTACTTTTCCCGTGACACACCACCGATGGCGCTACCGAACGAACATCCGGAAAAGTGGATCAAGCTAG GATACACTGGACACAAACCATTCCTTTGGCCAAGGTTCGGCGAAGCGAATGTACCGCTAGCATCGAAAGCGCTCTGTGATTTTACCAACAGCTACAATCATCGACGAAGCACCGATTGGGAACCGATAACATTGGCCGGTGCAGGAACGACGCAACCGTCGGCGAGGGTTAACGAAATCTATCACAAAACGATTGGCCTTCTGCCGAACTATCAGGGGCACGTACCGGGAGCTATGTTTAG GTTTGGGAAAACCTTCGGCAACGATAGCAAGGATGCGAAAAAGTATCTAAAAAGGTGctga
- the LOC125767935 gene encoding probable aminoacyl tRNA synthase complex-interacting multifunctional protein 2 isoform X1 translates to MYHLKPVMDQNVVCEVPSCMYTLKPVCTFSFDPKAFTDSKTGIAGVTVDPMSIEIDNLLQKAENDELRMLAERQQRVLQQLAELKNEILSLRTELKLNAKGPVQPSTSSLKSNDNLKAEPINVTYLQDFVVNASPEYVPYSLLALKNLWKDRLNLHVECFTHSTVPKLSDEALNFQNSITNNASTGSNLPQIKVTLIWKNVGAYTEMITSPTSYVPICGEVNILRYLSRCGPSEFNYEQQDNVVEVDSILDACYLLLNKQNIKQRQQILRTLGSKLGKASGFGGADLSLCDIAFTSAVKQVQRTIAKDINPNMAKCMGRVATTVGL, encoded by the exons ATGTATCACCTGAAACCGGTGATGGACCAGAACGTCGTCTGTGAGGTTCCTTCCTGCATGTACACCCTGAAGCCTGTCTGTACGTTTTCGTTCGACCCGAAAGCGTTCACCGATAGCAAGACTGGAATTGCCGGCGTTACCGTCGATCCGATGTCGATCGAAATTGATAATTTACTGCAAAAG GCAGAAAACGACGAGCTAAGAATGTTGGCAGAAAGACAGCAACGTGTCCTGCAGCAGCTGGCGGAACTAAAGAATGAAATTCTGTCGTTGCGCACTGAACTGAAACTAAATGCTAAAGGACCTGTTCAACCGTCCACTAGTTCGCTGAAGTCTAACGATAATTTGAAGGCAGAACCCATCAAT gTGACCTATCTGCAAGATTTTGTGGTGAATGCTAGCCCCGAATACGTTCCTTACAGTTTGCTGGCGCTAAAGAATTTGTGGAAGGATAGGCTTAATTTGCATGTGGAATGTTTCACCCATTCTACCGTACCAAAGTTGAGCGACGAAGCActaaatttccaaaattctATAACGAACAACGCATCGACTGGATCGAACCTTCCCCAGATCAAAGTGACGTTAATTTGGAAGAACG TTGGAGCGTACACCGAAATGATTACATCTCCGACGTCGTATGTTCCGATTTGTGGTGAGGTGAACATCCTTCGCTATCTGTCGCGCTGTGGTCCGAGCGAGTTCAACTATGAACAGCAGGACAACGTGGTTGAGGTTGATTCCATCCTGGATGCGTGCTATCTGCTCCtcaacaagcaaaacattaaacagcGCCAACAGATCTTACGAACGCTTGGATCGAAATTGGGCAAAGCTTCCGGATTCGGCGGTGCTGACTTGTCCCTGTGCGACATTGCGTTTACCAGCGCGGTAAAGCAGGTGCAGCGTACGATCGCGAAAGATATCAATCCGAATATGGCTAAGTGCATGGGTCGTGTGGCAACTACGGTGGGCCTGTAA
- the LOC125767935 gene encoding probable aminoacyl tRNA synthase complex-interacting multifunctional protein 2 isoform X2, which translates to MAENDELRMLAERQQRVLQQLAELKNEILSLRTELKLNAKGPVQPSTSSLKSNDNLKAEPINVTYLQDFVVNASPEYVPYSLLALKNLWKDRLNLHVECFTHSTVPKLSDEALNFQNSITNNASTGSNLPQIKVTLIWKNVGAYTEMITSPTSYVPICGEVNILRYLSRCGPSEFNYEQQDNVVEVDSILDACYLLLNKQNIKQRQQILRTLGSKLGKASGFGGADLSLCDIAFTSAVKQVQRTIAKDINPNMAKCMGRVATTVGL; encoded by the exons ATG GCAGAAAACGACGAGCTAAGAATGTTGGCAGAAAGACAGCAACGTGTCCTGCAGCAGCTGGCGGAACTAAAGAATGAAATTCTGTCGTTGCGCACTGAACTGAAACTAAATGCTAAAGGACCTGTTCAACCGTCCACTAGTTCGCTGAAGTCTAACGATAATTTGAAGGCAGAACCCATCAAT gTGACCTATCTGCAAGATTTTGTGGTGAATGCTAGCCCCGAATACGTTCCTTACAGTTTGCTGGCGCTAAAGAATTTGTGGAAGGATAGGCTTAATTTGCATGTGGAATGTTTCACCCATTCTACCGTACCAAAGTTGAGCGACGAAGCActaaatttccaaaattctATAACGAACAACGCATCGACTGGATCGAACCTTCCCCAGATCAAAGTGACGTTAATTTGGAAGAACG TTGGAGCGTACACCGAAATGATTACATCTCCGACGTCGTATGTTCCGATTTGTGGTGAGGTGAACATCCTTCGCTATCTGTCGCGCTGTGGTCCGAGCGAGTTCAACTATGAACAGCAGGACAACGTGGTTGAGGTTGATTCCATCCTGGATGCGTGCTATCTGCTCCtcaacaagcaaaacattaaacagcGCCAACAGATCTTACGAACGCTTGGATCGAAATTGGGCAAAGCTTCCGGATTCGGCGGTGCTGACTTGTCCCTGTGCGACATTGCGTTTACCAGCGCGGTAAAGCAGGTGCAGCGTACGATCGCGAAAGATATCAATCCGAATATGGCTAAGTGCATGGGTCGTGTGGCAACTACGGTGGGCCTGTAA
- the LOC125767933 gene encoding protein singed wings 2 isoform X2 — MATIARRHTSSDSLSSSAWFMCNSLSDTRITSSIINNNNNNRVIISSAVAVVFILLTVPVTGQLPLSLQNLVVENVAIGECAFRQSAAGQLQGPASPSNLNSNRPVCIFTPPNRTVCFRGIETKRFQAGGKFNLTRWLILCDWPLKTFDPLILSRLVPRIERLAITGRTLQRLVHDFPALPYLRMVNITGTRLNHTGVNAFLELERLQVLNLRGNELEQIQPYRFRSGHVEVYLQGNLWNCTNDMIWLLKEQSRQYVDKPTLVCKDWKYTGRPVLTAMEYKRVVRESCLHEEIWNCSCHVSYLRLSDNGLSFHPMIMVNCSDRGFYQLPQYLPGNTTVLDISRNKLQTVDSLTTNEHYQSVQDIYLDENRITTIDILEDTIWLDNFRILSLRRNRLNRIRVYSVEHAIERNPGVGKLYLSNNPWRCGCRFAIRFQRFLRKHESLVADSRNITCYFINDDDGRKQYLPVLTVTPNDICRASEHNTAAFYNTLSIIFASLIVLIFTKLAYDYYHYRKYGKLPWLIMKMP; from the exons ATGGCAACCATAGCTCGACGTCATACTTCATCTGACAGCTTATCATCTTCTGCTTGGTTCATGTGTAATTCACTATCGGACACTCGGATTACCTCcagcatcatcaacaacaacaacaacaaccgagTCATCATATCTTCAGCAGTTGCGGTTGTTTT CATTCTTCTAACGGTTCCGGTCACTGGTCAGCTCCCACTCAGCCTACAGAATCTCGTCGTTGAGAATGTTGCCATCGGTGAGTGCGCTTTCCGACAATCAGCCGCAGGCCAACTGCAAGGCCCGGCCAGTCCGTCCAACCTTAATAGCAACCGTCCCGTGTGTATCTTCACACCGCCAAACCGTACAGTGTGCTTCCGTggaattgaaacgaaacggtTCCAGGCCGGAGGCAAATTTAATCTCACTCGATGGCTGATACTGTGCGATTGGCCACTAAAAACGTTCGATCCACTCATACTGAGTCGGTTGGTGCCGCGTATTGAAAGGTTAGCCATAACGGGGCGAACATTACAGCGGTTGGTACATGATTTTCCGGCCTTGCCGTACCTGCGGATGGTCAACATCACCGGCACCCGATTGAATCATACCGGTGTGAATGCATTCCTCGAACTGGAGCGATTACAGGTGCTCAACCTACGGGGGAACGAACTGGAACAAATACAACCGTACCGGTTCCGCAGCGGTCACGTGGAGGTTTATTTGCAGG GTAATTTGTGGAACTGTACCAACGACATGATATGGTTGCTGAAGGAACAATCGCGCCAATACGTGGACAAACCAACGCTGGTGTGCAAAGATTGGAAGTACACGGGACGACCCGTTCTTACCGCGATGGAGTACAAGCGTGTCGTTCGCGAAAGCTGTCTTCACGAAGAAATCTGGAACTGCAGCTGCCACGTGTCCTATCTGCGGTTGAGCGATAACGGGCTTTCCTTCCATCCCATGATCATGGTTAATTGTAGTGATCGAGGATTCTATCAGCTACCACAGTACCTGCCCGGTAACACAACCGTACTGGACATATCGCGCAATAAGCTACAAACAGTTGACAGTTTGACAACGAACGAACACTACCAGAGCGTGCAGGACATTTACCTGGATGAAAATCGGATCACCACGATCGACATTCTGGAGGATACGATATGGTTGGATAATTTCCGCATCCTCAGTTTACGGCGCAACCGTCTGAATCGG ATACGCGTGTACAGCGTTGAGCATGCGATCGAAAGAAACCCGGGCGTGGGTAAGCTCTATCTGTCCAACAATCCGTGGCGCTGCGGGTGTCGCTTTGCGATACGATTCCAGCGATTTTTGCGCAAGCACGAATCGCTGGTGGCGGATTCGCGGAACATTACCTGCTACTTTATCAACGACGACGATGGCCGGAAGCAGTATCTACCGGTGCTGACGGTAACGCCAAATGATATTTGCCGAGCATCGGAGCATAATACCGCTGCATTCTACAATACGCTCAGCATCATTTTCGCATCGCTAATTGTACTGATATTCACGAAGTTGGCGTACGATTACTATCACTACCGGAAGTATGGTAAGCTTCCTTGGTTAATTATGAAGATGCCCTGA
- the LOC125767933 gene encoding protein singed wings 2 isoform X1: protein MRSTFITNSGLKLTFIAYAQICSVPYSLSAIASDPSFDSHLTFIDKQNCILSQFKFQLPPYVSPPSCHYSILLTVPVTGQLPLSLQNLVVENVAIGECAFRQSAAGQLQGPASPSNLNSNRPVCIFTPPNRTVCFRGIETKRFQAGGKFNLTRWLILCDWPLKTFDPLILSRLVPRIERLAITGRTLQRLVHDFPALPYLRMVNITGTRLNHTGVNAFLELERLQVLNLRGNELEQIQPYRFRSGHVEVYLQGNLWNCTNDMIWLLKEQSRQYVDKPTLVCKDWKYTGRPVLTAMEYKRVVRESCLHEEIWNCSCHVSYLRLSDNGLSFHPMIMVNCSDRGFYQLPQYLPGNTTVLDISRNKLQTVDSLTTNEHYQSVQDIYLDENRITTIDILEDTIWLDNFRILSLRRNRLNRIRVYSVEHAIERNPGVGKLYLSNNPWRCGCRFAIRFQRFLRKHESLVADSRNITCYFINDDDGRKQYLPVLTVTPNDICRASEHNTAAFYNTLSIIFASLIVLIFTKLAYDYYHYRKYGKLPWLIMKMP from the exons ATGCGTTCAACATTCATCACCAATTCCGGTCTAAAGTTAACGTTTATTGCCTACGCACAGATCTGCTCTGTTCCCTATTCATTGAGCGCAATTGCTAGCGACCCATCGTTCGATTCTCACTTAACATTCATTGATAAACAAAACTGCATACTGTCCCAATTTAAATTCCAACTCCCCCCTTATGTTTCCCCCCCTTCCTGCCATTACAGCATTCTTCTAACGGTTCCGGTCACTGGTCAGCTCCCACTCAGCCTACAGAATCTCGTCGTTGAGAATGTTGCCATCGGTGAGTGCGCTTTCCGACAATCAGCCGCAGGCCAACTGCAAGGCCCGGCCAGTCCGTCCAACCTTAATAGCAACCGTCCCGTGTGTATCTTCACACCGCCAAACCGTACAGTGTGCTTCCGTggaattgaaacgaaacggtTCCAGGCCGGAGGCAAATTTAATCTCACTCGATGGCTGATACTGTGCGATTGGCCACTAAAAACGTTCGATCCACTCATACTGAGTCGGTTGGTGCCGCGTATTGAAAGGTTAGCCATAACGGGGCGAACATTACAGCGGTTGGTACATGATTTTCCGGCCTTGCCGTACCTGCGGATGGTCAACATCACCGGCACCCGATTGAATCATACCGGTGTGAATGCATTCCTCGAACTGGAGCGATTACAGGTGCTCAACCTACGGGGGAACGAACTGGAACAAATACAACCGTACCGGTTCCGCAGCGGTCACGTGGAGGTTTATTTGCAGG GTAATTTGTGGAACTGTACCAACGACATGATATGGTTGCTGAAGGAACAATCGCGCCAATACGTGGACAAACCAACGCTGGTGTGCAAAGATTGGAAGTACACGGGACGACCCGTTCTTACCGCGATGGAGTACAAGCGTGTCGTTCGCGAAAGCTGTCTTCACGAAGAAATCTGGAACTGCAGCTGCCACGTGTCCTATCTGCGGTTGAGCGATAACGGGCTTTCCTTCCATCCCATGATCATGGTTAATTGTAGTGATCGAGGATTCTATCAGCTACCACAGTACCTGCCCGGTAACACAACCGTACTGGACATATCGCGCAATAAGCTACAAACAGTTGACAGTTTGACAACGAACGAACACTACCAGAGCGTGCAGGACATTTACCTGGATGAAAATCGGATCACCACGATCGACATTCTGGAGGATACGATATGGTTGGATAATTTCCGCATCCTCAGTTTACGGCGCAACCGTCTGAATCGG ATACGCGTGTACAGCGTTGAGCATGCGATCGAAAGAAACCCGGGCGTGGGTAAGCTCTATCTGTCCAACAATCCGTGGCGCTGCGGGTGTCGCTTTGCGATACGATTCCAGCGATTTTTGCGCAAGCACGAATCGCTGGTGGCGGATTCGCGGAACATTACCTGCTACTTTATCAACGACGACGATGGCCGGAAGCAGTATCTACCGGTGCTGACGGTAACGCCAAATGATATTTGCCGAGCATCGGAGCATAATACCGCTGCATTCTACAATACGCTCAGCATCATTTTCGCATCGCTAATTGTACTGATATTCACGAAGTTGGCGTACGATTACTATCACTACCGGAAGTATGGTAAGCTTCCTTGGTTAATTATGAAGATGCCCTGA
- the LOC125767934 gene encoding NADPH:adrenodoxin oxidoreductase, mitochondrial: MFRKIFPTTYVVKVAQRCIHRNVSMTVRPRICIVGAGPAGFYTAQYILKHLDNSDIDIVEKLPVPFGLVRFGVAPDHPEVKNVINTFTKTAENPRVRFLGNLTLGKDFTLQELREQYHAVLLTYGAEQDNTLNIPNETLQNVLSAREFVAWYNGLPGFENLNPDLSGQSMTLLGQGNVAVDVARIVLSSVDDLKKTDITEYALEALSRSRIETVHLVGRRGPLQAAFTIKELREMLKLSNCVTKWRVDDFDHVEETIPNLPRPRKRITELMVKSLTEQQQNQSPHTGRCFQPIFFRSPVNFIGSGKVEAVEYVANKLVDGRARPTDQRETIAADLVCRSIGYRAVSVDNHINFDDRKGCVINAGGRVLKQNLTGSDQTIDDIEDKYETGLYASGWLATGPTGVILTTMNNSFGVADTVCRDFNSNTIRLKDSRPGLDLTGRTYVSWNGWKAIDNEEVKNGLAKGKPREKLTCVKTMLQIASNASD; this comes from the exons ATGTTTCGTAAAATATTTCCCACGACGTACGTGGTGAAAGTTGCACAAAGATGTATCCACAGAAATGTTAGCATGACAGTAAGGCCACGGATCTGTATCGTAGGTGCTGGCCCAGCTGGTTTCTACACTGCCCAGTACATCCTGAAACATCTGGACAACTCTGATATCGACATTGTAGAGAAACTACCTGTACCTTTTGGATTGGTGAG GTTCGGCGTAGCACCAGACCACCCGGAAGTGAAAAATGTTATCAATACATTTACCAAAACAGCCGAAAACCCTCGTGTACGGTTTCTTGGAAATTTAACATTGGGAAAGGATTTCACACTTCAAGAATTGCGGGAACAATATCACGCCGTGTTGCTT ACGTATGGAGCAGAACAAGACAATACGTTGAACATTCCAAACGAAACCCTTCAAAACGTACTCTCGGCAAGAGAGTTCGTCGCTTGGTACAATGGCTTGCCCGGTTTTGAGAATCTAAACCCTGACCTTAGCGGTCAATCTATGACCTTATTAGGTCAAGGAAATGTAGCTGTCGACGTAGCACGCATCGTTCTTTCAAGCGTGGACGATTTGAAA AAAACTGATATTACTGAGTATGCCCTAGAAGCACTTTCACGAAGCCGTATCGAAACTGTTCATCTCGTTGGACGAAGAGGTCCTTTGCAGGCAGCGTTCACTATTAAGGAACTGCGGGAAATGTTGAAGCTCTCTAACTGCGTAACGAAATGGAgagttgatgatttcgatc ATGTAGAAGAAACCATACCAAATCTACCTCGTCCTAGGAAGCGCATCACTGAACTGATGGTGAAAAGTTTAACAGAACAACAGCAGAATCAAAGCCCCCACACGGGACGGTGCTTTCAACCAATCTTCTTCCGTTCGCCGGTTAACTTCATTGGCAGCGGTAAGGTTGAAGCTGTAGAGTATGTTGCCAATAAGCTGGTTGATGGTAGAGCACGTCCTACCGATCAGCGGGAAACGATAGCGGCGGATCTTGTGTGCCGCAGCATCGGATACCGTGCCGTGAGCGTGGACAATCATATCAATTTTGATGATCGCAAAGGATGCGTTATCAATGCTGGAG GGCGTGTCTTGAAACAAAATCTCACCGGAAGTGATCAAACTATTGACGACATCGAGGATAAGTACGAAACTGGCCTGTACGCATCGGGCTGGCTTGCTACCGGACCGACGGGTGTAATTCTTACGACGATGAATAATTCCTTCGGCGTGGCCGATACGGTGTGTCGCGATTTCAATAGCAACACCATACGTCTCAAGGATTCCCGGCCCGGACTGGACCTTACCGGTCGTACCTACGTTAGCTGGAACGGATGGAAAGCCATCGACAATGAGGAAGTTAAAAATGGCCTAGCAAAAGGTAAACCACGAGAAAAGCTTACCTGCGTAAAAACTATGCTGCAGATTGCATCTAATGCAAGCGATTAA
- the LOC125767939 gene encoding uncharacterized protein LOC125767939, whose amino-acid sequence MRTIAQLVALFAVLLVFIEMATSSPLSPNSPDIQTRMQSYESPFSSERQARSAMVQTLTCTNPTCAAQCRGRGYRRGSCTIGRCFCSYV is encoded by the exons ATGCGTACAATAGCGCAATTGGTGGCACTGTTTGCCGTACTGCTAGTGTTCATCGAAATGGCAACCTCGAGTCCACTATCGCCGA ATTCACCCGATATACAGACACGCATGCAGTCCTACGAATCGCCCTTTTCGAGTGAACGTCAAGCCCGTAGTGCCATGGTCCAAACACTCACCTGCACGAATCCTACCTGTGCTGCCCAGTGCCGTGGACGTGGCTACCGTCGAGGATCGTGTACCATCGGGCGATGCTTCTGTTCGTACGTTTAG
- the LOC125767938 gene encoding uncharacterized protein LOC125767938 — MLHKVIITLLVCAATVLTVVYSAPNQLIRETSPHGYEDRHLATNLPANSLTHTNDPERTVHNGDASHDTQQNEPSRTKRAIIFRPLFVYRQQEIKKQKLKAMREQQQQSLQQNQQQQQHTVASAACAACQHYQQPTSRKPVRYYAQQYPYQRW, encoded by the exons ATGTTGCATAAAGTtatt ATCACTCTTTTGGTTTGTGCCGCTACCGTACTAACTGTAGTGTATAGTGCACCAAATCAACTTATTCGAGAAACATCACCGCATGGATATGAAGATCGACACTTAGCTACAAATCTTCCCGCCAACTCATTAACACATACGAACGATCCCGAACGAACGGTGCATAATGGAGACGCATCGCACGATACTCAGCAGAATGAACCATCACGTACCAAACGAGCCATAATCTTTCGGCCACTGTTCGTGTATCGACAGCAGGAaattaagaagcaaaaattgaaagcaatgcgtgaacagcagcaacaatcgcTACAGCagaatcaacagcagcaacaacacactGTAGCATCAGCTGCCTGTGCTGCTTGCCAACATTATCAACAGCCCACCTCCAGAAAGCCGGTCAGATATTATGCACAGCAATATCCGTACCAGCGGTGGTAG